A region from the Dendropsophus ebraccatus isolate aDenEbr1 chromosome 1, aDenEbr1.pat, whole genome shotgun sequence genome encodes:
- the PRDX2 gene encoding peroxiredoxin-2: MAAGNAHIGKPAPDFQATAVVNREFKEVKLSDYRGKYVVLFFYPLDFTFVCPTEIIAFSEHAEDFRKIGAEVIAASVDSHFSHLAWTNVPRKEGGLGPMNIPLLSDLNKSISRDYGVLKEEDGVAYRGLFIIDSKGILRQITINDLPVGRSVDEVLRLVQAFQFTDQHGEVCPAGWKPGSRTIKPNVKDSKEYFSKEH, from the exons ATGGCTGCTGGGAACGCTCACATTGGTAAGCCGGCTCCGGACTTCCAGGCTACGGCGGTGGTGAACCGCGAGTTCAAGGAGGTGAAGCTGTCCGACTACAGAG GTAAATACGTCGTGCTGTTCTTCTACCCTTTGGACTTCACCTTCGTCTGCCCTACTGAGATTATCGCCTTCAGTGAACATGCCGAGGATTTCCGCAAGATCGGCGCTGAGGTCATCGCAGCTTCTGTAGACTCGCACTTCTCACACCTCGCCTG GACAAATGTTCCTCGTAAGGAGGGAGGCCTGGGACCCATGAACATCCCCCTGCTGTCAGACCTCAACAAGTCAATCTCCAGGGACTATGGTGTTCTCAAGGAGGAAGATGGTGTTGCGTACAG GGGTCTGTTTATCATAGACAGCAAGGGCATCCTCCGTCAGATTACCATCAATGATCTGCCGGTCGGCCGCTCTGTAGATGAAGTGCTGAGACTGGTGCAGGCCTTCCAGTTCACTGACCAACACGGAGAAG TATGTCCTGCTGGATGGAAGCCTGGCAGCCGCACCATCAAACCCAATGTGAAGGACAGCAAGGAATACTTCTCCAAGGAGCACTGA